TCACCCTAAAGAGTCCCGTGCAGTAGGAACATGGTGCCTCACAATGGTGCCCCCAACACGGAGAACGATGCCACAAGGAtgccgccaccatcgccaccaACAGAGCGTCAGTGAAGGCTTTCGCCCGACTCCGCACCATGTCCGCCGCATATTCTTTGTCAAACCTGTAGTCTGCTCCTTCTCGCCACCGCAACGCCTCCACCGAAAGGAGCCCGGCACATCCCAAAACACCACCTCGGCGCCACAGTAAGCACCAGCCAGCCCCCCAGCCCCACCACCAAGGTGGCGCCGGACCAGCATCACCGTCGAGGAGGAGAAAGGGAGCACCAGCcacccgtcgcccgcgcgcagAAAATGCCTCTGGCCCCGCCCGCTGGCAGAGCCAGCGACACCCGGCCGCAGTCACCGACGACGCCTCCATGGCAGCCGCAGTCACCCCCCGCGCCATcacccaccggccgccgccgcccagtgccacccccacccacacacacaacTGCGCGCCCCTGTCGCGCAGCCACCAGACCCGGCCGGGGCAACACCGGATTTGGAAACCccaaccgccgccgcggtgaagacggccgccaccgccgccgcgagcaggTCGTgggagacgccgccgccgcgacgaccGGCCCCGCCCAGGCCgcggccggagccggagcctcTTGACATGCCAACCGCCGCCTCTCTCCTGCCAACTAACTTCTGTAGAGCTGGTGCAGATCAACATGATCGTACAAATCTACAGCGATCGGCGCCACATCGCTATTGGCACATGCTTGTTACCATCAGAGTGATGCAGTGCAACGTGCAGGTTCAACCATGCAAGTGtaacatttatttatttttttaaaaaaaaaactagacaaAGGCACTGCGGTCGGGAAGGTGTCAAACCGCTACACATGGGGCGCGGGATGGATCCGTGCAGGCTTCGTCAGAGTGGTGGGCAGAAGTATCACATGAGCACTAAAGAATCACGGGATAGCCAATCCAATCCATGCTCAAACAGAGATTGACTAACATAGCAGAATTTTAGGTGAAATGAACTGAACCAGCGCAGAATCCTTATGCCATTTGGGCGCTAAACTAATGTGATTGATACCTTCCAccatccaaaaaaaaatcaagggtATCAGTTCACTAATTCTGTTTCCTAATCATACTTGTCCTTGATAGGCCCATTTGTCGCAACAGTAGTCATCGATGTGCGCTTCCAAGATCTCCCAGACTGACTGTTAAAAGAATAACCAGCAGACCCACCAAGATCACACAGTTGTTGCAAGCAGCATGGATGTTACTGAAATCGTAATTACACACGAGAACGCCATCACACATacgagcgggggggggggggggggggggggatgccaGTCGAGGgagatggaatccatcccggcAAGAAGACGAGGCGAAAATCAGAAAAGGAAATGGGAACCTTTGCCAATGGCATCAAGACGAAGGGAGGAACAAATAAAGCTCCCTTTCATGCGTCACAGAACAGAGAGGCAACGTTCTTTCCCCTTTGTTCTCTTCCCTCTTCTTGCTGCCGGGCGGGCGGTTCTTGGTGCCGGACTCCAGGGAGACGGGTGGGCGCCGTCACTGCGCCGCGACGGTGCgggaggacgacggcggcgcggcggaggtggtagcggcggcggccggggagggaggggaCGCCGGGTGGCCATGGGAGCtggcgcggtggaggcggcaCTTGAACGACCCCGCGTGCGTGGCCGGCGCGCAGACGCACTTGGGCGCGGCGCCGTGGCCGTGGGTGTGGCCGTGGGCGGAGGACGCGGACGACCAGCTCCTCCGCATGTGCTTcggcgacgccgcggccgcgccggtgGGCGTGGTGCTGTGGTGGTGGCCGTGGAACctgccctcctccgccgccgtgtCCACGTAGTTGGACGCCATGAGCCCCGCCCGCCTCGCTTTCCTGCCCCTGCATCGCCGGCAATCATTAGGACGGACGGCGGATCAAATCAAACGCAAGGGCTCTCTTCAAAATCAACtgaatttctttaaaaaaaatcgaCTGCACGCAAGATTTTTCATGGATGGGTAAATAAAACTCGTTTAAGCGGTTAAAAGCCACACAATTCATCTTATCAAAGATCAACCTttgatctgatctgatctgCCTACACCAAATTACTACCAAGAACCCAACGAGCCCGGCTGGTGGTGATCCGTTCCAGGTTCGCTCAGCACCAAACGAACTTCTTTTCATCGAACTCCACAAGTAGCGTGTgcttaaatttaaaaaaatcataaaaaagcATGGGATCCTCAGGATCCAGAACAGgtttgcgcttctcctcttttttttttgaggggtttGTGCTTCTCCTAGTTGGGAGTAGAAGAATCGGAGGAGGAAGGCTTCCTAGGAGCTTACCGGAGCAGAGAAACCGGACGCCGATAGGCAGGAACTGAAGCGGGAGGGAGTCGGCGAGGTGCCGAGAGCGGCAATCTGCAGCGGCCCAGCGGGCACCCCTCGATTTTAtacaggctgtgtttagttctctCTAGTCTCTAGCTTCTCCaaattttccaaactttccatcacatcgaaacattaaatatagcaaataactcatatatatagtattaaatataagtaaataaaaaaactaattgcatactccctccttccccgtttataaggcatggtggaacatgacacggtcttctaaacaacactttgaccatttatttatcatatattatatcacttttgattataaacttataatcattgtaaaatatatttgattatgaatccaatcatatgaaatttgcattataaaaataaaaatttaatagtcaaattattggtcaaagatgacaaggtttgaatcttgatatacgtgtatgccttataaacagggaaggagggagtagttttgatgtatattgcgagacgaattttttaaacCTAGTTAGTTCATAAtaagacaatatttaccacatacaaacaaaaaatattataataCTTTTCACACACTTTTCGCATACTTTTTGCAACTAATAACAGCCACTAAGGCCTCGCCTGCCCGCGGCCAGGAATGGCACGCTGCCCCGCACCGCAGCCCCACCCATCCATACCAGGGGCCCCACCCACCATCTCGGCAGGTTGGTACCGCTGGTTTTGAAACTAATCCCGCAAGCAAAGTTAAGGCGCCAACGGATTAGCTAGCCCTGTGTCACTCACTGTGTGCCGTGGGACGTGACGCCCGTGCCCTCGTcctggcacggcacggccccgGCGGGCCACGGCGAAGCGGTCAATCCGGTGGGTGTTTTCTTTGGTGTGGCAGCGGGTTCTTTGAGGTGGCGGACTGGCGGGAAACGATGGGCTGGCTGGCTCTGGCTGGCTGGCAGGGAAGGCTTTGGCTTGGCGGATTGCGCAGCTGGCTCGCCGcctggcccggcggcggcggccgatcgcGTCGGTTGCGAGCGGACGCGTCGCGCCGGCCTCGgggctggaggaggcggcgggaacGGGACAAGATCCTCACGCGATCGCGTTCTAGAACGAGTGGATCTGCCTCTATCCTGatcgatttttctttttgaaaaaaatggaTCTGCCTTGTTTCCCGACGCGTGggcagcggaggcggagagcgccCACGGTTGCGGCGTGGCGCCGGGGCCGCGGGTCCAGCCCAGCATGCAGGCTCGAGGACGCCCGCGGACTCCTCGCCTCGGCAGCCGCACGGCGCGCGCACCGCGGCACCGGAACGTGGCGCGCGGCGGAACGCGATGGATCCCGAAGACCGCGAGGCGATCCGCGCGGGAGCGGGACAGCGAAGCCTGTggacgcgcgcgcgccgcggaaggaattcttccttctcctctctaccctccggcggcacggcacggcgcggTGCGGCGTCTGGCCCTGGCAAGTTTCAGAGATCGCGCGGCGTGGAGGTGTCGCGGTGCCGTGGAGGCTTTCGGTtcggctcgtcgtcgtctccctccgcgccgcgccgcgccaacGTAGATGAGTGTGGAGGATCAAACAGACGGACAAGGCACGGGCTGACGGGCAAGAACAGTGGTCGCACCTCATCAAAGCACCAGCACCCCtccaccacacacacacacacacgcaaacAACTGTCAGGTCCGTCGACGTGTCCCGGTACTGGTACATTAAATTTTTGTGCACCGGGCTTTTTCTGAAAAAGGAAAGGGGCAGACCATTCGACCACAGAGACCAGCAGGGCGACAGCAGGGGTCAGGAAATGGCCGGCTTTCCGACCACTGAGAGCAGCATCGTCCATTATTCCTTTTAGGCAACGCTCCCTTTTCGTCCAAACTCCAATTCTCCAAAGGCAAAGGTGGTATCCACACCACGACCGAACTCTATCTCCCCCGCACCGGCCGGCCTGCATTATTGGCCCCGGTCTCATCGTCGTCCTCTCGCCCTCACCCAATTCATGTCGACATGCCGCACCGCAACGACCGGTTTGCCCACTTGCTTGCGAGAGCAGACTCCATGCGCATCCCTGTCGCCATTTCGTTCGTCTTCTCGACAGCCGATCAGGTTACACAGGAAAACCGATCCTCTTTTCAATAATAAGAAATCAGGAGGCTAGCGGCATCGTTCGTCAGCTTCGCAAAAGTCTCGGGGGCAGGCACTAGAGTAGTGCGCCGGTGGAACCGTGGAAGGAATTTGGAGGGCGATGGAGATCGATGTGAACATCTGAGGGAATAATCTGACCACCACCACGTTATCATGATCAGGACTTTTTCCTTGGGAAAGGCGTCGATCTTGGCTTGGCAGGGGACGAACGAAAGCAACGGGCCGCGACCATGGATCCGATCGACCAAAGCATCTTGGCAGGGAACATCTTGCGcgtgtaatttttttgaaataaaatcttttcatatttgaagtattaaatatatactaattataaaattaattacagaactcgtctgtgcACTACGAGACAGATCTAATGAGACTagttaatccatcattagcatatagttactgtagcaatttagtatctaatcatGGTCTAATTAGGCTCACTAGATTCgcctcgtaatttacaagcaaactatgcgattagtttttatttcatctaattttaatactccatgcatataaaATTCTTATTTGATAGAATAATTTTGAAATTtagaattttgcaactaaacaaggcctccaGTGCTGTCATGCGCAAGGCATCAGCATGCAATTCAAGTACAAGTACTAGTAGCAAGAGCTTTGGAGTATGTCTACGTGGGGACACTAGAGCAGAGCTAGCGCAGTGTATCGGCAACAACATCGTGAAAGTTGAAAATGAAAGGGAACACTGGCAattattcaattttttttcgtaGGAGTGAAGTCTTTGCATTGGTTATCGAAGCTGCCGTGGGGTTTGGGACTTTGGGTTATTGGTGAGCCTTGTCTCCCTTGGAGCCTGCAGCAGGTGCACGCATCTGCATAAGAAAGCCCTAAAATAAACGAAGTCAACCAGAACTGGATGATACTTCACGAAGTTGCTCACATAATCCAATTATCCAAGCCGGAGATTTTCAAGGGTAGGGTTGGTGTTAGATAtgtaggcaattttcggtatattttaattctaaatattaatatcaatttcataatatagatgagtgataatgtgtgtacaaaatatgtgcatgtgttcatattattctcactaataaccatgaacaaagaattaaaccagagtaggtttagtaagtaccccaaggcgggaccagtgccggaggcaccggttgcgccgttaccagctggaatagacatgttattcgactggtcttgctcgaagtagccgaactatgtcgatgcaggaagatgttcgcagtgcagtcccacgaacggttatGCCGGGAagcagacgaagtagtcgttcgcacgagcggttacgccgggaagtagacgaaggagtcgttcagggagcgagcagtcgcgtcaagacgcttcccaaaaacctaattgcccgcgtcccgtgcaggaccttcagcgagcagaggttccggaggccctgctctcgctagacctgtgcgcgcagtgctagcggtggggaaggcagaaagcagctgagggagaagggagaggtctcctgaagaggagtacctggatgagtgacgatgagaggagagggtgctggtttatataggcacgatatgcctcaggttcaacgaatctggacatcatgaatggctttaatgagcggcagttaatgtgcctcaagttcaacgaacctggacgtcgtaaagagccttcaatgtccggtcattagtgacgacattaaccctctgttttaatactctttactgcaaaacatccttctcatctcagcacatcacgtcgcaccgcaccgcaccggcacctgcacgtcacgtccggccgcgcacgcgcaccgcccgtccggccggccgcgcctcgcctcgcctcgcctcgcctcggccacggcgcggcgcggcgagcgagcgcacgcgcgtgtggttcaccgtcctcctcgtaccggcttcacaagtggtgtacacgaagtccaccttttaagtcggttgagatcctcctcaattcccggtacggaattaagtattgattccctagcatta
This sequence is a window from Panicum virgatum strain AP13 chromosome 7K, P.virgatum_v5, whole genome shotgun sequence. Protein-coding genes within it:
- the LOC120640862 gene encoding protein doublesex-like — its product is MASNYVDTAAEEGRFHGHHHSTTPTGAAAASPKHMRRSWSSASSAHGHTHGHGAAPKCVCAPATHAGSFKCRLHRASSHGHPASPPSPAAAATTSAAPPSSSRTVAAQ